The following proteins come from a genomic window of Lytechinus pictus isolate F3 Inbred chromosome 1, Lp3.0, whole genome shotgun sequence:
- the LOC129277981 gene encoding uncharacterized protein LOC129277981: protein MEKYMIIDTFAKGPQGITLLVKHRANGKTYILKKIECNDNPEANRALREVMRFTKLRHRHIAVPRDAFVHWDSTEAAVYLCIATDYFVTGDLDSFIKEKSRNGQSMCESDMQRWMGQLLHAIIYLHDSGIAHTNLKPSNVYLTPQMDLRIGDIGIRTVIEDLHRFRSRTRSVVWSLYWSPPEVFEGPHGSKTDVWSFGCMLFEMAAMMHQSVLKSREALLQLRVGDRVEFLDSLKQIGQGYEKSCHICDCLVQMFSVDHESRPSARDVLKMHYPRLCINMVTNKGTETPKR, encoded by the coding sequence ATCATTGATACTTTTGCCAAAGGCCCCCAAGGAATCACGCTCTTGGTGAAACATCGGGCAAATGGAAAGACATATATTCTGAAAAAGATCGAATGTAACGATAACCCGGAAGCTAATCGCGCCCTCCGAGAGGTCATGCGATTCACCAAACTCCGTCACAGACACATCGCCGTTCCCCGAGATGCCTTTGTTCACTGGGACTCCACTGAAGCAGCAGTATACCTGTGCATCGCAACCGACTACTTTGTCACCGGTGACCTTGATAGCTTCATCAAGGAGAAGTCAAGGAATGGTCAATCTATGTGCGAATCGGACATGCAACGCTGGATGGGCCAACTGCTCCATGCCATAATCTATCTGCATGATAGCGGAATAGCCCACACCAATCTGAAGCCCAGCAACGTGTACCTGACTCCTCAGATGGACCTGCGGATTGGCGATATCGGAATTAGGACTGTCATAGAGGACTTACATCGGTTCCGTTCCAGGACCAGATCGGTCGTCTGGTCCCTCTACTGGTCTCCACCAGAGGTCTTCGAGGGTCCTCACGGATCAAAAACAGATGTCTGGTCATTTGGCTGCATGCTGTTCGAGATGGCGGCAATGATGCACCAGAGTGTCCTCAAGTCTCGGGAAGCCCTTCTACAGCTACGCGTGGGAGACAGGGTTGAATTCTTGGATTCCCTGAAACAGATCGGCCAGGGGTATGAGAAGTCCTGCCACATCTGTGATTGCTTAGTCCAGATGTTTTCAGTTGATCACGAATCAAGACCATCGGCAAGAGATGTTCTAAAGATGCACTACCCTCGGCTCTGCATAAACATGGTCACCAATAAAGGCACGGAAACCCCAAAGAGATAG